The nucleotide window ggataaggtcagaggtatcgtatcttccacgaaagagtcaatcatgttaatgtcgtggaaatcgtcatcatcctctgagttgctgccgttattaaaaaaaatgtttgactccaatgtcaaatttccaaaagacatagtcatgataccattcctacaattgataattgcatttgatgtggcaaggaatgggcgaccaagaatgacagggatctgagtgctcatgttattgatgggttcagtgtccaggatgataaagtctacagggtagtaaaatctatcaacttggaccaacacatcctcaattatccctcttggtacacgaacagagcgatcagcaagttgtagtgtggttagggtgggttttaattcacccaaacctaactgtttgtataccgagtagggaatcaagttgacgctcgctcctaagtcaagaagtgcgtgatcaattcgatggttcccgattacacatgatatggttgggctaccgggatccttgaatttctgcggcacgtcttgcttcaggatggcactcactttctcagtcaagaagattttcttttgaataattttccgtcgcttggtcgtgcataagtcttttaggaatttggcatatgaaggtatctgtttaacgacatcaagcagaggaatgttgactttcacctgtttcaacacctctaggatatcctgagagttagagagaggttttggtgaaaccaaccgttgggggaatggagcaactggcttctctagaagttccggttccacattttgtgggacatcactggatccatcattattgtcctcttttggttcttgaggcttttcgggcctaaccggaagagttttatcaatgatcttcccactcctaagagtggtgatggatttagcatgtcccatctgatttgaagagctgggatcattattctcgtactgcggtttaggattggggagaggttgtgcaggaagcatccccttttctataaccgtcatacgagaatctatcttttgcataaaatctgtaattccccgcattgcctgagccagctcttgtatgggattttgaaccggttcctcttgaggtttcacttgatttggattttgattgaagaaacctggaggagtcgccatttgtccattcctccaactaaagtttggatgatttttccagccaggattgtatgtgttggagttaggtccagtaaaaggtctttgatagttatttacggcattggcttgttcattcaacactcctcgaaaggcaggtattgtaggacagttttcagttgtgtgaatgttgcaatcacagatgccgcaaacaatttcattgaccttatccttctttccttccatggcctcgactttccttatgagcgtagtcaccttacacttgagatcatcctcttctttcaagagatataatccacctttttcctttaattgagtcggcctagacgtggtgttcgactttgggtaatagtcccaagattgtgtttttcagccagtcgaggtagtcccatacctcgtcgatatctttattaatgaactctccattacacattgtctcgaccatttggcgcatggaagatgtcagtccatcatagaaaaaatttgtaatgcgccacgtttcaaatccgtgttgtgggcatgaactgaccaaatctttgaacctttcccaacactgaaagaatgtttcatcttccttttgggcaaagttcatgatcgcttttctgagggtaatcgttttatgatgtgggaagaattttttatgaattccctctgcatgtcgttccatgtgccaatggatctaggacgcagtgaatgtaaccacgtcttagctttctcttttaaggaaaaaggaaagagtttcagcctaattgtatcctcagatatattaggaaaacataatgtagctattatctcatcgaactctttcaaatgtaaatatggactttcagattcaagtccatggaatttgggaaggagttggataactcctggcttgatgtccatttgtcctgtgttttcaggaaaaatcatgcatgagggcatactcactcccgccggttgtagataatctcgtaaagtacgaggcgggggtgcctgttgcacctcattctcatcttgggtatcctccaccctgggtggaagtagaggagattggtcttcagccataacttcagttaactcaggggatttcgagcggtgtctaatcctgcgatggatagtcaacccctcaaccactcctccttcagtcaagagacgtcgagtgtcgtcacgggcccacttgggcatgaaaaacactcgcagccctcgattaaaaacctaatcctaagaaaggaaaagaaaatctagaaagagagagttggaaagaaattaccaaattggagtcctaagttaaaaacctgcaaaataacacaaaaataagttagattctaaaaagaaaaatagcagtaaattaatttctaaaagaaggaattcttaaaagaaagtggagatttctaaaataaattaggaaagatctaaactaaaaagtagattattaaaagagaactgaaagataggaagtagggaaagagcttaccaaattagaaatttctatcttaaaggcctacaaaataggaaggttagtttctaaacaaaaatcctaaaaataaatgaggaaacaaattagatttaaaaagagttaaaaatagaaagtgaaaaacaaaagagaaaagtttcgaaaattagaagatttttctagaaagggaaataactaccctagtttctaaaaataaactgcttcctaaaaatagaaaaaaaaacactagaattaaaattttcaaaatttaaaccctaattctaaaaggtagaaagagagattaggaaggaattaccagtttagaagttatttcaggatcctacaaaacaggaaaaccggttaagttctaaaaatagaataaaataaaataaaaacttctatcctaaagtaagtaaaatcctaatcttaacttagttctaaaactaattaatttcagaaaaacgtaaccgtcagtccccggcaacggcgccaaaaacttgttcactccccaagtatagggttgtgatgtagtaataaactcggtaagaccgaggtcgaatccacagggactgaaacttgtgttatctgaaaccaactagaactagaactagtcgaagatgcgatctaaaacaaatagaatttaggaaatagttgcggaatgattatctaaaacttaagtaactcagaggaatgaaactagggattcagaggatccacttgtagggatcagggagatcttttgcctgcatcaggaattatGGAAATCagactgaacttacttgatttggttttcaagaggtgaaaggtgtacgaattagaatggattccatcatctaaccatgcctaggagacaaagcaaacaacagaattaatctaattaccaatcaatcaacatgccatgaaagttaggcatagtaccgtcatccgaccatgcccatgagacgatggtgaacaatagggctttctgacttcataaacatgaaaaggagaaaaggaacgtgctcaaagctatcacagacccattgtaatttcagtcacaatagaccattaacaactacaaacattcccttaacaattaaaccataatcaagttcaattcacgattaaatagttaacccagcaatcagagtctcccatctcactacaagcttcacctcttagccctagctaagaggtttagcccgtcatgatgcgggctaaattctaattaaaagaaaaagaagaagaagaagaagaagaagaagaagaagaaagaaaacaaggaagtagagtaaaggaagaaaaaaacttctctctctagctctcagaccgtgcacagcagcagcagcagccccgtTTTCTTCCAAGCCGTGCCCAGCAGCAACTCCCCACGTCCCTGTCTTTCTCCCAAGCCGTGCACACCTCCAGCTGACCAACTCCCTCTCTCGTTCCAAACTAAACTGGCTCCCCTTTCTCTGCTCGTTCCCTTTTCCTCCCCACCGTcgatacccctctctctctcgatcaCACGCTCCTTATAGAGCTGTCCTCCGGGAATCCTACCAGAAATAGGACGCGGAGCTACTCCTTACGCAGCCAGGACTGGTGGAGATCCGGAGTCCGCAAACAAGCCGGCTGGGAAGCTTGCTCTACGCAGCGTGCGAAGCAGGGATGGTTCCGGTTCGACGCTGGTGATGATGGGCCCCCATTATAGTATTTCTTTTGAACATCAGAGCCGTTTAATGTATTTGTAGGACCgatttaggccatgagccaaaatctggaatgaattcaaatcttaggtgggccacaatatcgATCAACGTGGAGTCCTTTCCTCCCATCTTCCAATCTTGCTGTTGTGCATGGTTGCAAAAGAACACCATGGTTCTTGTTGAAATCGTTCCTTGGACCCACTGGACAGCTCGGATCATccatctagatgatctttggggGCCACAAGAATCCAACCCGAGCCCCTGTTTCTGATTTTCGTTTCTGCTTCGGATTCCACGGAAGTGCAATAATTAGTGGGGCCATTATGGAAATCTTCTAGAAAATCAGCTCCGTCCATTAGCTTCCTCATGAAAAACCGGTCAGTCCTgatcagttttggatcaaaaccCGTGGTAGCCCACCTGTCAGATCTTTCGACCGTCTAATCTGCGTTTACACGGTTGAGACGCCATTGTCGCTGGCATTTTGAAACTCTTCCACCTAGGCCTTAGTAATATGGACCTATCTGGTCtcatggacggtgctgattagtCCTTAGAATCGTGCTGGCGGCCCACAATAGAGAACCGCAATCCCTGTTTCCCCCGCAGGAGAAAAATTCGAATTAGAGAGGGAGACTCGGTCAACTTGTTGccgtgcacggcgagtgcacCTATGCTGTACATGTGCACTGCACATGTGTGtccgatgtttttgagaaatccgctccatctatccgttttgtcagctcatttaaacagttgagaccaaaaacggagaatatccagatatcaggtgggccccacttaaggatttaaggggctgatctgtccgttgggccactttcatagtgatccaggggctgaaattttatgtgtacggtttatttatggtcctcaagccacgtgtgaagtttcgaactgatcagatggtgggaaccctatgatcttgcattttgggcacttctcaggccacttgagcttcgattcctcgatttccgcggacccctggtgtataatttcgtcgctcttggtcttctggagtccgtcccctgctttagtgtcatcagatcggtaaatccatgctttttagtgtcctttcccagtcccagctcatgaagacgccctgcatcacaaattcaattaaattaggctattaaatgGTGTcctgcgtgtaaatctatgcaacaattgggtctgatatgcaatatttgaccctcaacatacatttataatgagtgccttacattttgctcTATGTATCTTtatggcatagagactagattcaaccgagaagatcggaatgccgatgaagggtgggagcatgaacaaggacccatatctgtatttgcacataacgttcgtcctttaggatccccgacgtttcaggatatggaccttggggatctagcaaaggcgcggtggtatgtgttgcataattgtgaagaaatagagtcgtacttggagtaagtcttccttcgattattattttctctacatacgatgatcttaatgttccTTGTTGATGACGTGCCATTTATGTGTAGTGAACacatagacgagatgaagtctaaatttttcacaaattatgatcgaatgcatcaggatcattttccagaatggttcgccaactatgtaagatttcacattgtatctcaccacacttagcattttcgttgtattgtacattatttcaacttatgaaaatctctaaacaattatattctgtacatgataatagatgaagacgttgcacacaagcaactctgcggatgcgtctgatgcattatactcactggcatgtggccctgatagacatgtatctagatatacaggttgtattgtaaacgggaTTCGATTCTACaccgaagaacgtgagaagtacaagaccacacaaaatagtgaggtggttgtgaagggaacaaatgaggaggatgaaattgacttttatggcattttgacagatattattgagttgagttattgtatgagaaagcgggtgtacttatttagatgtgattggtgggacattggaaataagaagttgggaatacagactgacaactactttacgagcgtaaatttatctcggaagtggtttaaggacgacccatttgtcctcgccagccaagccgaacaagtattttatctcgctgataccaagttaggcggctcttggcacgtggtgcagaaaataaagcctacgaacgtatttgacgttcccataccagaagttgaagatagcgaggataGGAGAAATGACACGTTTATGGTTgaagaagcatatcaagaagacatgccatctagggatacagggactgattcaagtgttgatattgatgtagtgtaattagatagagatgatgtgctacctgatcatgttgatgcctcaataatacgtgatattgttacagatgatagcggtttcattgatgacgacgttccggacaatgaggatgaaatactgatcaatgatagtgatggtgaagaaatagctctaagcgatagtgatacagacgacgattattaaatggacacatgatttacatgtcatttttcaattcgaataatttatatattctatgtatacgtgaaaattacaagtcatgattaattctttttattgacttgtttataatccacatttgcagttgagtcaatttctgatcatgtcctccttaaaCCGGAGCGTAGAAGAatcacgcaacatacttcatcagctgttgcagatggatgtttcggtcctatcttcttctggtagggccatagagatacccggtctggtcgatgagtgaAGAGTGGAATATATCGAGGATGACTTAGATGAAGATTAtgctatctcaaagaaatttcagggctgatggagatatataaccgcgggaaacgagatatggaagatgcgactctgttcttgcacatctgaatggagtcccaagagaccagatatctcctattgtgactggcataTTGGCTGTAAATATGTCGAGTGCTTTGTACgaaatgacatatgcttctgaagtatacgatagcttacgcagggagtacttcgaaatgtgtgtatttaatatagaatgacaatgtataatggaattttcaatgattataaattaaagtttacagttttattatattcttcttgcattatagtgtaatgatctaatcatattttaatcatctctctaagtataaacacatgcattgtaccgtcaacactacttgtacaatattttagtatattccacttatattgacattgtttaaatttataagtttgtagctcgcacatattcagtgatggcaccaggtgggagagtacATCGTTcgtgcactggatctaccccttctacttGTGAAGTGACGGAGCCAGCATcaccgtcacatgttgcatcacaGGCGTCTGATTCCTCAGTCGCGCATACACCGGGCACTACATGTAAGTCTAGgcgtatatttcttttaatgatttctgtttatgtttaaacttacatatttcttttgcaacagcgtcgtcgaccagccgacgaggacgtgaACCCACACGtgggttgcttttagagcgacttacgcgtgagggtagggtgacggtagagttcccacaggactacattagacctgttgggaacaatgccatgttgtttacgtcggaggtcggtgtcttatgccgatctctgatcccccaaCCATCACCCATTGGGCAGACGTAACAGATGATGTGtggcagctcatccgtcagcgccttcaggtaaattttagtaaattaaaatttattttatgaaagttgatttacagttaagttattttcttaataagtttattatcttaatctattatttacgaaactgcagaataaatttgacttggatttgagtgttctgCACATCTCCCATGCTGTCGACGACATGatggagcggttcaaggattaccGCAATAAGTTACACCGGCAATACAAGCGgtgcatgagccacgaggaggccgtacagtctgcaccgctgcacgtgaccgatgaggattggcggatactctgcgatatgttttcgtctgattcttttcaggtaatatttatatatttatgatatcttaatgtaataattaaattcacaattaataacaatgtattatggataacgtgttcagaagaggagcaaaataaattctgacaatagaggaaagttagaagtgaaccacgtagctggttcaaagtcatttgtacgacttcgttacgacatggtaagaaagtactggtaattattacgtttatatattctttccatgcatttatataaattctattgtcttttcgattgcgcagcgagattccATCACTGGCCAGGAGCCCAAACCAGTAGACTTTtacaaagggactcactgtcggcaggcgaCAGGATCTTGGatacatcctagagccagcgagatttgggtaaagatccttacattgtaaaatttatttgcattaaattataataatgtcatttattatgaaaattcatatgttttcattacaggaggagatgaacaccttacgcagtcagcccactcccgatggcaCTCaacggagtgagccagagatcctgagtcaggtgcttggtacccgttctggatatgtgcgtgggtttggccatggtgccaagctcatggcacccgctagagctgcctccagccgatccatcgtcgttggcgaCAACGCCGTATGCCGAGCTGATACTGCAGAGAGAAAGGTTCAGCAGCTACGGGTCGTCGTCGATGACATTAAAGATCAGCTGGACAGACAGAGGGACGAGCAGGTGAGGcaaagggaggagcaggagacgaggatggaggaggagctggcgaggcagagggaggagtaggagaggaggatggacgaTCAGCTGGCAAGGCAGAGGGAGGAacaagagaggaggatggaggagatgcgggtggagcatgagcgacggatgacgGAGATGTTTCAGCTTTTTTTGGCAACGGATATTTGCGTCACTAAAAGTAATgaattttagcagcgaaaatttttgttgctaaaaaagTCTTTATATGTTTTTTGtgacgaaaatatttgtcgccAAAAACTGAATAAtacttttagtagcgaaaatttttgctgctaaaagtcttgtacagtttttttggcgacgaaatttttcgtcactaaaagtaacgaatttttagcggcgaaaattttcgctgctaaaagtctcgtacagtttttttagcgacgaaacgtttcgtcgctaaaagtcttgcTTTAGTGACGATTTCATTTTTTCACCGTTAAATTGCATGcacgtcggtcttttagcgacgaagttggcgacgaaaattttcatcgctaaatgtttttagctacgaaaatctgacttttagcgacgaaaattgtcaTCACTAAAAGTGGTATTTTTTGTAGTGCCATTTATGTGTAAGCctacttttgttttcctttctcaTAAAACTCACTTTGATTAAGTGATCTTTACCATCTAAATGAACTATCATTATAAAATAAAGGATTTTCTCATACAACTGCCTATCTTTTAGGCTATTTTCGAATAAACACTTGCTTTTAAAATATTTCTATCAAAGCGCTTCAAGTAATTTGCACCGTGTTAGGGTTGTATATGATTTCTTTTGATCCGTATTTTTCAAAATGACAGCACTGCTCTCATTCTTTCTCATTCCAGAAAGCCTCTTTTAATTCCTTCCCATTTGGTAAAAGGGTACGGATAGTCTGTTTCGAAGGCACAGGAAATTTTAGTTCGTGTTTCTCACCATTGCCGATGACTCCCACTGACTAAattaaaattccatggacttctCTTTCCCAAATAGACTGCTTACTACATAACAtaacttttaatcttttaatgTGAGGAAATTTCTAAGTCTCCCTATGATTTTTGTGTTAGATCTATACCgtctattaaaattttcttataattctagagaatgagcccaaaaatgaggtgcatccaaagttcaagtggatcacaccacaaaaagcagtgaggattgaacaaacTACCGTTAAAAGTTTCCTAAAGCCAACCATGAGGCTTATTTTCCATTtgacatgttcataagatcacacataccgaATGAAgttaaaagacaaatatcagcttgatcaaagccttatgtaacctcaagaagttttcaacagtagcatCAATTCCTACCATCTACAATggtggtccattttagctttggatctgcattgtTTTTTGTttagtatcctaaaatgatctgaaaaaaaaaaaaaaaaatagatggatggtgcaaaactaagaaatacatcatcgtAGGGCTCATGTAAATTTGACACCTCAAGAAATTTAGGTGCTTGCTGTGTGTGgttggggtgtcaatgggctgggctccgcctgtaaaattaaaattttgaataaggtcAGCCTGACAGCtaagcccgaaacagttcaaaatccgggtcTAGACCAACCACGCCCGGCCAGTTGAAAGCCTTGTGTACTGCAGGGGAGCGGATTCGGTGAGAcctagcctcacccaagacagtacagcccttacggtggggccaccttgatctgtgtattctgtatccattatgtccatccattttttcagatcattttagagcatggtaccaaaaattaagaagattcaattatcaggtggaccataatccaggaaacagtggtgattgaacacactatcattaaaaacttctttgggatcaccttaatgtttacttagtttttatttgccatccaatccgttgataagttcatgatactggatgaacagaaaaaacaaatatcagcttaatccaaaacttttgtagctcattcatattcaatcaccaatgtttcctatagtatggtccacctgataattggatctgcttcattttttttaataattccataaaatgatttagaaaaactgAATGGAGGAATGGATACGGAATACACACGTTAAGGTGGGCACTGCagttaagggccgcaccgtctaccTCATCTGCTTCCATGGTGCAGCACAGTCCCGGAGAAGAAAGTTGGAAGCGTTGACATGTAGAACTTTTATGGGTCCTATCATGatctgtgtgttttatccatgtcatccatccattttggcagctcattttagggcactagcctaaaaatgaggcagacccaaaccACAGATCGactacaccaaatgaaacagtggggattgggcgcttactgttaaaaacttttttaggccacataagttttggatcaagctgatatttgtgatttcccgtcatgcatgtctatgtgaccttatcaacaggttagatgggaaataaacattacattaggttgtaggaagtttttaatggtgagcattcaatcaataatgttttcctatgatgtggtccacctgatatttggatctgcctcattttcagccTCATGACccaaaatgagctgccaaaacggatggcatggataaaacctgtacattatggtgggaccataGAGCTTTAACACTAGCTAGATGGCTAGTGTTGGGGTCATTAgtcaaaccacgatccatcaacTTGATCCGAACATCTATGCCTAGCATGATTCTACACCCGCCAAAATTCCTCGGGTCCACCCATGTTTATCAGGGCcatatccaacctattgataaggccatACAAACATGGACAAAGGGAAGACAAACTGAGCTAGAGATCACCAGTGTttcctatagtggggtccaccaatgcttcagatctgcctcttttttgggttCATCAGGTTATGGAAAGTTATAGTGGAGAAGGTTTGCCTATGAATTGGTAGGATAATAATTATAATGGTACAAATGATAAAAGACAAGTAATTACCATGACTTTCCATAACCTCAGAATGTCATGACAAAGCTGTAGTTTCCATGAGGTTTATCTCATGTGGAGATAAAGAAAAGACAGATTTTGTTTTTATTACTATTACTTCATATCAAAGGGAAAAGTAAATGACCAGTTAGCCTTATTACAAAGTTGGGTTGCAACTCAAGCAGGATGGGTTGGATTGAGGGTCAAAAAGAGGAGCCAACCTGGAACCCAACCAGACCTGAATTTCAACCTGAGGTGcccaacctgaattcctctaTGCTATCCCTAAACCAAGCCAACCCCAATCGACCAAACCTGAcctaaatacatgtgattattcccatcC belongs to Magnolia sinica isolate HGM2019 chromosome 8, MsV1, whole genome shotgun sequence and includes:
- the LOC131254161 gene encoding uncharacterized protein LOC131254161, translated to MFSSDSFQKRSKINSDNRGKLEVNHVAGSKSFVRLRYDMRDSITGQEPKPVDFYKGTHCRQATGSWIHPRASEIWEEMNTLRSQPTPDGTQRSEPEILSQVLGTRSGYVRGFGHGAKLMAPARAASSRSIVVGDNAVCRADTAERKVQQLRVVVDDIKDQLDRQRDEQHCSHSFSFQKASFNSFPFGKRVRIVCFEGTGNFSSCFSPLPMTPTD